In Aquila chrysaetos chrysaetos chromosome 10, bAquChr1.4, whole genome shotgun sequence, the following proteins share a genomic window:
- the SAP130 gene encoding histone deacetylase complex subunit SAP130 isoform X1 — MSSQQFPRSGAPPAGLGPAPPPIPTSGSAGLIAPAAPVSDESSRDSEVAPREHIGPGGSIQPREEKQEPVVVRPYPQVQMLTQHHPVQSGAPVTVTAPPAHLTPAVPLSFSDGLMKPPLKPTMPSRPIAPAPPSTLSAPTKVPGQVTVTMESNIPQAPTIPVATISGQQGHPSNLHHIMATNVQMSIIRSSAPGPPLHIGASHLPRGAAAAAVMSSSKVTTVLRPASQLPNAATAQPAVQHIIHQPIQSRPPVTTSSTIPPAVVATVSATRAQSPVITTTAAHATESTLSRPTLSIQQHPPSAAISIQRPAQPRDTATRITLPSHPAIGTQKPQLHTMAQKTIFSTGTPVAAATVAPILATNTIASATTAGSVSHTQAPTSTIVTMTMPSHSSHATAVTTSNIPVAKVVPQQITHTSPRIQSDYTAERSNLIPLSSHRASPNPVAMETRNDNRQSVPVQFQYFLPTYPPSAYPLTAHTYTPITSSVSTIRQYPVSAQAPNSAITAQTGVGVASTVHLNPMQLMTVDASHARHIQGIQPAPISAQGIQPAPISAQGIQPAPIGTQGLHPATPIGTQGLQPAPISAQQPQADTKTSAVVLADGATIVANPISNTFNTASAATTVVQTHSQSASASAPAQGSSPRPSILRKKPTTDGLAVRKSLIPPQPPEVASTRVESTMRSTSGSPRPAGAKPKPEIHVSMATPVTVSMEAVSNQGGEQPTIAVPPTSQQPPSAIPTIIAAASPTSQPAAALSTIPGAVPAAPPTSTTIVAAPAPPSTMSGALSAVLGPAVPEIKIKEEVEPMDIMRPVSAVPPLATSTVSPSLALLANNLSMPPSDLPPGASPRKKPRKQQHVISTEEGDMMETNSTDDEKSTAKSLLVKAEKRKSPPKEYIDEEGVRYVPVRPRPPITLLRHYRNPWKAAYHHFQRYSDVRVKEEKKAMLQEIANQKGVSCRAQGWKVHLCAAQLLQLTNLEHDVYERLTALQEGLIPKKKAATDDDLHRINELIQGNMQRCKLVMDQINEARDSMLKVLDHKDRVLKLLNKNGTVKKVSKLKRKEKV, encoded by the exons tgAGTGATGAATCTAGTCGTGACTCAGAAGTTGCTCCTAGAGAGCACATCGGCCCTGGTGGCTCTATACAACCGcgagaagaaaagcaggaaccAGTGGTTGTTCGGCCATATCCGCAGGTTCAGATGTTGACGCAGCACCACCCTGTCCAGTCTGGTGCCCCAGTGACAGTGACAGCACCACCAGCACATTTGACTCCAGCTGTGCCACTTTCCTTTTCAGATGGGCTTATGAAG CCTCCCTTGAAGCCCACCATGCCCAGCCGGCCCATTGCTCCTGCTCCGCCCTCTACTCTCTCTGCTCCCACAAAGGTTCCTGGGCAAGTTACTGTGACTATGGAAAGCAACATACCACAGGCTCCAACGATTCCTGTGGCAACAATCAGTGGGcaacag GGGCATCCTAGTAACTTGCATCACATCATGGCTACCAATGTGCAGATGTCTATCATCAGAAGTAGTGCTCCTGGGCCTCCGCTACACATTGGAGCTTCTCACCTACCCCGAG gtgCAGCGGCTGCTGCAGTGATGTCCAGTTCTAAAGTAACTACAGTCCTGAGACCAGCTTCACAGTTGCCAAATGCAGCTACAGCTCAGCCAGCAGTTCAGCACATCATTCATCAGCCAATCCAG TCTCGTCCTCCTGTGACAACTTCAAGCACTATTCCTCCTGCTGTGGTGGCAACTGTCTCAGCCACAAGAGCTCAGTCCCCTGTTATAACTACAACAGCAGCACATGCTACAGAGTCAACCCTCAG tcGACCCACCCTGTCTATCCAGCAGCACCCGCCTTCCGCAGCTATTAGTATCCAGCGGCCTGCACAGCCAAGGGATACAGCTACTCGGATTACACTACCATCTCACCCAGCTATAGGAACGCAGAAGCCGCAGCTCCACACCATGGCTCAG aaaaCCATTTTCAGTACTGGTACTCCAGTGGCAGCAGCAACAGTGGCACCTATTTTGGCAACAAATACCATTGCTTCAGCAACCACAGCTG gttcTGTGTCTCACACACAAGCGCCTACAAGCACCATTGTCACCATGACAATGCCCTCCCATTCTTCCCATGCTACAGCTGTCACAACCTCAAACATCCCAGTTG CTAAAGTGGTTCCTCAGCAAATCACACATACTTCTCCCCGGATCCAGTCTGATTACACAGCAGAGAGGAGTAATCTCATACCCCTTTCTAGTCACCGGGCGTCTCCAAACCCAGTAGCAATGGAAACCAGAAATGACAACAG GCAGTCTGTGCCTGTCCAGTTCCAGTATTTCTTACCAACATACCCGCCTTCTGCCTATCCTTTGACTGCGCACACCTATACCCCCATCACCAGCTCAGTGTCCACAATTCGCCAATATCCAG TTTCAGCCCAGGCACCTAACTCGGCCATCACGGCTCAGACTGGCGTCGGAGTGGCCTCCACTGTCCACCTCAACCCCATGCAGCTGATGACTGTAGACGCGTCTCATGCCCGTCACATCCAGGGGATCCAGCCAGCACCTATCAGTGCACAGGGGATCCAGCCAGCGCCAATCAGTGCCCAGGGCATTCAGCCAGCACCAATTGGGACGCAAGGACTCCACCCCGCCACACCAATTGGCACGCAGGGACTGCAGCCAGCACCAATCAGTGCTCAGCAGCCACAAGCCGACACCAAGACTTCGG CAGTAGTCTTGGCAGATGGAGCCACCATTGTAGCCAATCCTATTAGCAACACATTCAACACGGCTTCTGCAGCAACTACAGTTGTGCAAACCCATAGCCAGAGTGCCAGTGCCAGTGCACCAGCCCAGGGCTCTTCCCCGCGCCCAAGCATCCTCCGGAAGAAACCAACCACAGATGG GCTGGCAGTCCGGAAAAGCTTAATTCCACCTCAGCCACCTGAAGTAGCTAGCACACGTGTCGAGAGTACTATGCGAAGCACATCTGGATCACCGAGGCCTGCTGG TGCCAAGCCCAAACCTGAAATTCATGTGTCCATGGCCACTCCAGTCACTGTGTCTATGGAGGCAGTGTCTAATCAAGGCGGCGAGCAGCCCACCATTGCGGTCCCCCCTacctcccagcagcccccctCTGCCATTCCAACAATCATCGCAGCAGCCAGTCCCACTTCGCAGCCTGCAGCAGCGCTGTCCACCATTCCAGGAGCTGTCCCGGCTGCTCCACCAACTTCTACCACAATTGTGGCAGCACCTGCTCCTCCATCAACCATGAGCGGTGCCCTGTCAgcagtgctgggtcctgcagtACCGGAGATAAAAATCAAAGAGGAAGTGGAGCCTATGGACATAATGCGACCAGTATCTG caGTCCCTCCTTTGGCAACAAGTACTGTGTCTCCGTCTTTGGCATTGCTGGCCAACAACCTTTCAATGCCTCCAAGTGATTTGCCACCTGGTGCCTCCCCGAGGAAGAAACCCCGTAAGCAGCAGCATGTCATCTCCACAGAGGAAGGGGACATGATGGAAACTAACAGCACTGATGATGAGAAATCCACTGCCAAAAGTTTGCTGGTGAAGGCAGAAAAGCGAAAGTCTCCTCCAAAGGAGTATATAG ATGAGGAAGGTGTAAGATATGTCCCTGTGCGTCCAAGGCCGCCTATCACATTGCTGCGTCATTATCGCAATCCTTGGAAAGCTGCTTACCACCACTTTCAGAGATACAGTGATGTCCGGGTAAAAG AAGAGAAGAAGGCTATGCTACAGGAGATCGCCAATCAGAAGGGTGTATCCTGTCGTGCACAAGGGTGGAAGGTCCATCTCTGTGCGGCACAGCTACTACAGCTG ACAAACCTGGAGCATGACGTGTATGAGAGACTGACTGCCCTGCAGGAGGGACTCATTCCTAAGAAAAAGGCAGCGACCGATGATGACTTGCATCGAATCAATGAACTGATACAG gGGAATATGCAGAGGTGTAAACTTGTGATGGATCAAATCAATGAGGCTCGAGACTCCATGCTAAAGGTCTTGGATCACAAAGATCGTGTTTTGAAGCTTCTAAACAAGAATGGAACTGTCAAGAAAGTGTCCAAATTAAAGCGAAAGGAGAAGGTCTAA
- the SAP130 gene encoding histone deacetylase complex subunit SAP130 isoform X3, with product MSSQQFPRSGAPPAGLGPAPPPIPTSGSAGLIAPAAPVSDESSRDSEVAPREHIGPGGSIQPREEKQEPVVVRPYPQVQMLTQHHPVQSGAPVTVTAPPAHLTPAVPLSFSDGLMKPPLKPTMPSRPIAPAPPSTLSAPTKVPGQVTVTMESNIPQAPTIPVATISGQQGHPSNLHHIMATNVQMSIIRSSAPGPPLHIGASHLPRGAAAAAVMSSSKVTTVLRPASQLPNAATAQPAVQHIIHQPIQSRPPVTTSSTIPPAVVATVSATRAQSPVITTTAAHATESTLSRPTLSIQQHPPSAAISIQRPAQPRDTATRITLPSHPAIGTQKPQLHTMAQKTIFSTGTPVAAATVAPILATNTIASATTAGSVSHTQAPTSTIVTMTMPSHSSHATAVTTSNIPVAKVVPQQITHTSPRIQSDYTAERSNLIPLSSHRASPNPVAMETRNDNRQSVPVQFQYFLPTYPPSAYPLTAHTYTPITSSVSTIRQYPVSAQAPNSAITAQTGVGVASTVHLNPMQLMTVDASHARHIQGIQPAPISAQGIQPAPISAQGIQPAPIGTQGLHPATPIGTQGLQPAPISAQQPQADTKTSAVVLADGATIVANPISNTFNTASAATTVVQTHSQSASASAPAQGSSPRPSILRKKPTTDGLAVRKSLIPPQPPEVASTRVESTMRSTSGSPRPAGAKPKPEIHVSMATPVTVSMEAVSNQGGEQPTIAVPPTSQQPPSAIPTIIAAASPTSQPAAALSTIPGAVPAAPPTSTTIVAAPAPPSTMSGALSAVLGPAVPEIKIKEEVEPMDIMRPVSVPPLATSTVSPSLALLANNLSMPPSDLPPGASPRKKPRKQQHVISTEEGDMMETNSTDDEKSTAKSLLVKAEKRKSPPKEYIDEEGVRYVPVRPRPPITLLRHYRNPWKAAYHHFQRYSDVRVKEEKKAMLQEIANQKGVSCRAQGWKVHLCAAQLLQLTNLEHDVYERLTALQEGLIPKKKAATDDDLHRINELIQGNMQRCKLVMDQINEARDSMLKVLDHKDRVLKLLNKNGTVKKVSKLKRKEKV from the exons tgAGTGATGAATCTAGTCGTGACTCAGAAGTTGCTCCTAGAGAGCACATCGGCCCTGGTGGCTCTATACAACCGcgagaagaaaagcaggaaccAGTGGTTGTTCGGCCATATCCGCAGGTTCAGATGTTGACGCAGCACCACCCTGTCCAGTCTGGTGCCCCAGTGACAGTGACAGCACCACCAGCACATTTGACTCCAGCTGTGCCACTTTCCTTTTCAGATGGGCTTATGAAG CCTCCCTTGAAGCCCACCATGCCCAGCCGGCCCATTGCTCCTGCTCCGCCCTCTACTCTCTCTGCTCCCACAAAGGTTCCTGGGCAAGTTACTGTGACTATGGAAAGCAACATACCACAGGCTCCAACGATTCCTGTGGCAACAATCAGTGGGcaacag GGGCATCCTAGTAACTTGCATCACATCATGGCTACCAATGTGCAGATGTCTATCATCAGAAGTAGTGCTCCTGGGCCTCCGCTACACATTGGAGCTTCTCACCTACCCCGAG gtgCAGCGGCTGCTGCAGTGATGTCCAGTTCTAAAGTAACTACAGTCCTGAGACCAGCTTCACAGTTGCCAAATGCAGCTACAGCTCAGCCAGCAGTTCAGCACATCATTCATCAGCCAATCCAG TCTCGTCCTCCTGTGACAACTTCAAGCACTATTCCTCCTGCTGTGGTGGCAACTGTCTCAGCCACAAGAGCTCAGTCCCCTGTTATAACTACAACAGCAGCACATGCTACAGAGTCAACCCTCAG tcGACCCACCCTGTCTATCCAGCAGCACCCGCCTTCCGCAGCTATTAGTATCCAGCGGCCTGCACAGCCAAGGGATACAGCTACTCGGATTACACTACCATCTCACCCAGCTATAGGAACGCAGAAGCCGCAGCTCCACACCATGGCTCAG aaaaCCATTTTCAGTACTGGTACTCCAGTGGCAGCAGCAACAGTGGCACCTATTTTGGCAACAAATACCATTGCTTCAGCAACCACAGCTG gttcTGTGTCTCACACACAAGCGCCTACAAGCACCATTGTCACCATGACAATGCCCTCCCATTCTTCCCATGCTACAGCTGTCACAACCTCAAACATCCCAGTTG CTAAAGTGGTTCCTCAGCAAATCACACATACTTCTCCCCGGATCCAGTCTGATTACACAGCAGAGAGGAGTAATCTCATACCCCTTTCTAGTCACCGGGCGTCTCCAAACCCAGTAGCAATGGAAACCAGAAATGACAACAG GCAGTCTGTGCCTGTCCAGTTCCAGTATTTCTTACCAACATACCCGCCTTCTGCCTATCCTTTGACTGCGCACACCTATACCCCCATCACCAGCTCAGTGTCCACAATTCGCCAATATCCAG TTTCAGCCCAGGCACCTAACTCGGCCATCACGGCTCAGACTGGCGTCGGAGTGGCCTCCACTGTCCACCTCAACCCCATGCAGCTGATGACTGTAGACGCGTCTCATGCCCGTCACATCCAGGGGATCCAGCCAGCACCTATCAGTGCACAGGGGATCCAGCCAGCGCCAATCAGTGCCCAGGGCATTCAGCCAGCACCAATTGGGACGCAAGGACTCCACCCCGCCACACCAATTGGCACGCAGGGACTGCAGCCAGCACCAATCAGTGCTCAGCAGCCACAAGCCGACACCAAGACTTCGG CAGTAGTCTTGGCAGATGGAGCCACCATTGTAGCCAATCCTATTAGCAACACATTCAACACGGCTTCTGCAGCAACTACAGTTGTGCAAACCCATAGCCAGAGTGCCAGTGCCAGTGCACCAGCCCAGGGCTCTTCCCCGCGCCCAAGCATCCTCCGGAAGAAACCAACCACAGATGG GCTGGCAGTCCGGAAAAGCTTAATTCCACCTCAGCCACCTGAAGTAGCTAGCACACGTGTCGAGAGTACTATGCGAAGCACATCTGGATCACCGAGGCCTGCTGG TGCCAAGCCCAAACCTGAAATTCATGTGTCCATGGCCACTCCAGTCACTGTGTCTATGGAGGCAGTGTCTAATCAAGGCGGCGAGCAGCCCACCATTGCGGTCCCCCCTacctcccagcagcccccctCTGCCATTCCAACAATCATCGCAGCAGCCAGTCCCACTTCGCAGCCTGCAGCAGCGCTGTCCACCATTCCAGGAGCTGTCCCGGCTGCTCCACCAACTTCTACCACAATTGTGGCAGCACCTGCTCCTCCATCAACCATGAGCGGTGCCCTGTCAgcagtgctgggtcctgcagtACCGGAGATAAAAATCAAAGAGGAAGTGGAGCCTATGGACATAATGCGACCAGTATCTG TCCCTCCTTTGGCAACAAGTACTGTGTCTCCGTCTTTGGCATTGCTGGCCAACAACCTTTCAATGCCTCCAAGTGATTTGCCACCTGGTGCCTCCCCGAGGAAGAAACCCCGTAAGCAGCAGCATGTCATCTCCACAGAGGAAGGGGACATGATGGAAACTAACAGCACTGATGATGAGAAATCCACTGCCAAAAGTTTGCTGGTGAAGGCAGAAAAGCGAAAGTCTCCTCCAAAGGAGTATATAG ATGAGGAAGGTGTAAGATATGTCCCTGTGCGTCCAAGGCCGCCTATCACATTGCTGCGTCATTATCGCAATCCTTGGAAAGCTGCTTACCACCACTTTCAGAGATACAGTGATGTCCGGGTAAAAG AAGAGAAGAAGGCTATGCTACAGGAGATCGCCAATCAGAAGGGTGTATCCTGTCGTGCACAAGGGTGGAAGGTCCATCTCTGTGCGGCACAGCTACTACAGCTG ACAAACCTGGAGCATGACGTGTATGAGAGACTGACTGCCCTGCAGGAGGGACTCATTCCTAAGAAAAAGGCAGCGACCGATGATGACTTGCATCGAATCAATGAACTGATACAG gGGAATATGCAGAGGTGTAAACTTGTGATGGATCAAATCAATGAGGCTCGAGACTCCATGCTAAAGGTCTTGGATCACAAAGATCGTGTTTTGAAGCTTCTAAACAAGAATGGAACTGTCAAGAAAGTGTCCAAATTAAAGCGAAAGGAGAAGGTCTAA
- the SAP130 gene encoding histone deacetylase complex subunit SAP130 isoform X2 has protein sequence MSSQQFPRSGAPPAGLGPAPPPIPTSGSAGLIAPAAPVSDESSRDSEVAPREHIGPGGSIQPREEKQEPVVVRPYPQVQMLTQHHPVQSGAPVTVTAPPAHLTPAVPLSFSDGLMKPPLKPTMPSRPIAPAPPSTLSAPTKVPGQVTVTMESNIPQAPTIPVATISGQQGHPSNLHHIMATNVQMSIIRSSAPGPPLHIGASHLPRGAAAAAVMSSSKVTTVLRPASQLPNAATAQPAVQHIIHQPIQSRPPVTTSSTIPPAVVATVSATRAQSPVITTTAAHATESTLSRPTLSIQQHPPSAAISIQRPAQPRDTATRITLPSHPAIGTQKPQLHTMAQKTIFSTGTPVAAATVAPILATNTIASATTAGSVSHTQAPTSTIVTMTMPSHSSHATAVTTSNIPVAKVVPQQITHTSPRIQSDYTAERSNLIPLSSHRASPNPVAMETRNDNRQSVPVQFQYFLPTYPPSAYPLTAHTYTPITSSVSTIRQYPVSAQAPNSAITAQTGVGVASTVHLNPMQLMTVDASHARHIQGIQPAPISAQGIQPAPISAQGIQPAPIGTQGLHPATPIGTQGLQPAPISAQQPQADTKTSVVLADGATIVANPISNTFNTASAATTVVQTHSQSASASAPAQGSSPRPSILRKKPTTDGLAVRKSLIPPQPPEVASTRVESTMRSTSGSPRPAGAKPKPEIHVSMATPVTVSMEAVSNQGGEQPTIAVPPTSQQPPSAIPTIIAAASPTSQPAAALSTIPGAVPAAPPTSTTIVAAPAPPSTMSGALSAVLGPAVPEIKIKEEVEPMDIMRPVSAVPPLATSTVSPSLALLANNLSMPPSDLPPGASPRKKPRKQQHVISTEEGDMMETNSTDDEKSTAKSLLVKAEKRKSPPKEYIDEEGVRYVPVRPRPPITLLRHYRNPWKAAYHHFQRYSDVRVKEEKKAMLQEIANQKGVSCRAQGWKVHLCAAQLLQLTNLEHDVYERLTALQEGLIPKKKAATDDDLHRINELIQGNMQRCKLVMDQINEARDSMLKVLDHKDRVLKLLNKNGTVKKVSKLKRKEKV, from the exons tgAGTGATGAATCTAGTCGTGACTCAGAAGTTGCTCCTAGAGAGCACATCGGCCCTGGTGGCTCTATACAACCGcgagaagaaaagcaggaaccAGTGGTTGTTCGGCCATATCCGCAGGTTCAGATGTTGACGCAGCACCACCCTGTCCAGTCTGGTGCCCCAGTGACAGTGACAGCACCACCAGCACATTTGACTCCAGCTGTGCCACTTTCCTTTTCAGATGGGCTTATGAAG CCTCCCTTGAAGCCCACCATGCCCAGCCGGCCCATTGCTCCTGCTCCGCCCTCTACTCTCTCTGCTCCCACAAAGGTTCCTGGGCAAGTTACTGTGACTATGGAAAGCAACATACCACAGGCTCCAACGATTCCTGTGGCAACAATCAGTGGGcaacag GGGCATCCTAGTAACTTGCATCACATCATGGCTACCAATGTGCAGATGTCTATCATCAGAAGTAGTGCTCCTGGGCCTCCGCTACACATTGGAGCTTCTCACCTACCCCGAG gtgCAGCGGCTGCTGCAGTGATGTCCAGTTCTAAAGTAACTACAGTCCTGAGACCAGCTTCACAGTTGCCAAATGCAGCTACAGCTCAGCCAGCAGTTCAGCACATCATTCATCAGCCAATCCAG TCTCGTCCTCCTGTGACAACTTCAAGCACTATTCCTCCTGCTGTGGTGGCAACTGTCTCAGCCACAAGAGCTCAGTCCCCTGTTATAACTACAACAGCAGCACATGCTACAGAGTCAACCCTCAG tcGACCCACCCTGTCTATCCAGCAGCACCCGCCTTCCGCAGCTATTAGTATCCAGCGGCCTGCACAGCCAAGGGATACAGCTACTCGGATTACACTACCATCTCACCCAGCTATAGGAACGCAGAAGCCGCAGCTCCACACCATGGCTCAG aaaaCCATTTTCAGTACTGGTACTCCAGTGGCAGCAGCAACAGTGGCACCTATTTTGGCAACAAATACCATTGCTTCAGCAACCACAGCTG gttcTGTGTCTCACACACAAGCGCCTACAAGCACCATTGTCACCATGACAATGCCCTCCCATTCTTCCCATGCTACAGCTGTCACAACCTCAAACATCCCAGTTG CTAAAGTGGTTCCTCAGCAAATCACACATACTTCTCCCCGGATCCAGTCTGATTACACAGCAGAGAGGAGTAATCTCATACCCCTTTCTAGTCACCGGGCGTCTCCAAACCCAGTAGCAATGGAAACCAGAAATGACAACAG GCAGTCTGTGCCTGTCCAGTTCCAGTATTTCTTACCAACATACCCGCCTTCTGCCTATCCTTTGACTGCGCACACCTATACCCCCATCACCAGCTCAGTGTCCACAATTCGCCAATATCCAG TTTCAGCCCAGGCACCTAACTCGGCCATCACGGCTCAGACTGGCGTCGGAGTGGCCTCCACTGTCCACCTCAACCCCATGCAGCTGATGACTGTAGACGCGTCTCATGCCCGTCACATCCAGGGGATCCAGCCAGCACCTATCAGTGCACAGGGGATCCAGCCAGCGCCAATCAGTGCCCAGGGCATTCAGCCAGCACCAATTGGGACGCAAGGACTCCACCCCGCCACACCAATTGGCACGCAGGGACTGCAGCCAGCACCAATCAGTGCTCAGCAGCCACAAGCCGACACCAAGACTTCGG TAGTCTTGGCAGATGGAGCCACCATTGTAGCCAATCCTATTAGCAACACATTCAACACGGCTTCTGCAGCAACTACAGTTGTGCAAACCCATAGCCAGAGTGCCAGTGCCAGTGCACCAGCCCAGGGCTCTTCCCCGCGCCCAAGCATCCTCCGGAAGAAACCAACCACAGATGG GCTGGCAGTCCGGAAAAGCTTAATTCCACCTCAGCCACCTGAAGTAGCTAGCACACGTGTCGAGAGTACTATGCGAAGCACATCTGGATCACCGAGGCCTGCTGG TGCCAAGCCCAAACCTGAAATTCATGTGTCCATGGCCACTCCAGTCACTGTGTCTATGGAGGCAGTGTCTAATCAAGGCGGCGAGCAGCCCACCATTGCGGTCCCCCCTacctcccagcagcccccctCTGCCATTCCAACAATCATCGCAGCAGCCAGTCCCACTTCGCAGCCTGCAGCAGCGCTGTCCACCATTCCAGGAGCTGTCCCGGCTGCTCCACCAACTTCTACCACAATTGTGGCAGCACCTGCTCCTCCATCAACCATGAGCGGTGCCCTGTCAgcagtgctgggtcctgcagtACCGGAGATAAAAATCAAAGAGGAAGTGGAGCCTATGGACATAATGCGACCAGTATCTG caGTCCCTCCTTTGGCAACAAGTACTGTGTCTCCGTCTTTGGCATTGCTGGCCAACAACCTTTCAATGCCTCCAAGTGATTTGCCACCTGGTGCCTCCCCGAGGAAGAAACCCCGTAAGCAGCAGCATGTCATCTCCACAGAGGAAGGGGACATGATGGAAACTAACAGCACTGATGATGAGAAATCCACTGCCAAAAGTTTGCTGGTGAAGGCAGAAAAGCGAAAGTCTCCTCCAAAGGAGTATATAG ATGAGGAAGGTGTAAGATATGTCCCTGTGCGTCCAAGGCCGCCTATCACATTGCTGCGTCATTATCGCAATCCTTGGAAAGCTGCTTACCACCACTTTCAGAGATACAGTGATGTCCGGGTAAAAG AAGAGAAGAAGGCTATGCTACAGGAGATCGCCAATCAGAAGGGTGTATCCTGTCGTGCACAAGGGTGGAAGGTCCATCTCTGTGCGGCACAGCTACTACAGCTG ACAAACCTGGAGCATGACGTGTATGAGAGACTGACTGCCCTGCAGGAGGGACTCATTCCTAAGAAAAAGGCAGCGACCGATGATGACTTGCATCGAATCAATGAACTGATACAG gGGAATATGCAGAGGTGTAAACTTGTGATGGATCAAATCAATGAGGCTCGAGACTCCATGCTAAAGGTCTTGGATCACAAAGATCGTGTTTTGAAGCTTCTAAACAAGAATGGAACTGTCAAGAAAGTGTCCAAATTAAAGCGAAAGGAGAAGGTCTAA